The following nucleotide sequence is from Halobacillus mangrovi.
TTTACACCACCTTTTAAATCTCTGGTGAAAGAATGTGAGAGACATTCTTTCACCAGACTTGAGGATTTATCAGTTATTCCCACCTAGTAGTGAAATTTGCTCTTTAATTGCTGCTACAGCTTCCTTTAATACTTCTTTAGGGTCCTCCCCTTGAGTAATGAATACCAAAGCATCTCCCATCGGTTCCCAGACTTGAGCCATTGCTGGAATATTTGGAGTAGGCTTAGCATGTTGAAGTTGTTCTTGAATTCCTTGATAGAGTTCATTTTCCACATCTACATCATCCCTTGCTGGTAGACGTTTGACTTCTTCAAAGAGAGACTTAGAGTTTACTGCATTTGTCATAAATAACCCTAAATCTGTCGCCCAATATTTACTTTCACTATATTCTGAGACTGCAAATCCTTTCACCCCTAAAAATGATTGTAAATGTTTCCCTTTATAAGTGGGTAGAGGAGCGATTCCTAAATTATCTCCTAATCCCTTCTCAAAATCTGGAATACCCCAAGGCCCTGAAATAATTGCTCCAACTTTTCCGTCCCGAAATAATCCATTCATTACATCGTAAGTAAGGCTTTCTGGGATATATCCATTCTCGTGCCATGACTGAATAATTTCCGCCCCCTCAACAACTTCATCACTTGCTAAACCGATTTCATTAGTATCATATTCTCCTTGGTCATTTTTCCCAAAAACATTCCCTCCAGCTGCAGTCAAGAATGGAAATGTAGGGTAAAAATCAGAAGTGATATTTAAAAATCCGAATTCATTT
It contains:
- a CDS encoding sugar ABC transporter substrate-binding protein; protein product: MLSKKYLSVGVLLLVFSILLSACGPQREVTQNEVTQGEPEKPEELTIWAWEDTKSAFQNIGDKYTEKTGIKVNVVAAENADISLDAPAGRGPDLFYETHDRIGDAYLQGLAAEIKLTDEQLKGYQKSALEAFTIDGKLLGIPSSVETIALFYNKELVPEAPQTIEEINEIAEKLTNADQNEFGFLNITSDFYPTFPFLTAAGGNVFGKNDQGEYDTNEIGLASDEVVEGAEIIQSWHENGYIPESLTYDVMNGLFRDGKVGAIISGPWGIPDFEKGLGDNLGIAPLPTYKGKHLQSFLGVKGFAVSEYSESKYWATDLGLFMTNAVNSKSLFEEVKRLPARDDVDVENELYQGIQEQLQHAKPTPNIPAMAQVWEPMGDALVFITQGEDPKEVLKEAVAAIKEQISLLGGNN